In a single window of the Blattabacterium cuenoti genome:
- the obgE gene encoding GTPase ObgE: protein MENCFVDFIKIFCKSGDGGTGYIHFYRDRHIIRGRPDGGTGGKGGDIIVMGNSHIHTFLHLRYHKHWIAQAGFSGKKNNLTGANGKDLLIEVPIGTVVKDEKKNIIMEITKNLEKKILFKGGKGGKGNAFFKNSVYQSPNYAQPGIKTKGIWIFLELKILADIGFIGFPNTGKSTLLSVITKARPKIGNFAFTTKTPHIGVVKIEDYNSFLVADIPGIIEKASEGKGLGHFFLRHVERNSVLLFLISSDTKNKKKEYFILLNELKKFNPNLLNKKRLLAVSKSDLINSENKKKIKELFFKLKENIIFISSFTKEGLSELIKKLWKLIKE from the coding sequence ATGGAAAACTGTTTTGTTGACTTTATAAAAATTTTTTGTAAAAGTGGAGATGGAGGAACTGGATATATTCATTTTTATAGAGATAGACATATAATTAGAGGAAGACCTGATGGAGGAACAGGAGGAAAGGGTGGAGATATTATTGTTATGGGTAATTCCCATATTCATACTTTTTTACATTTAAGATATCATAAACATTGGATAGCTCAGGCCGGTTTTTCAGGAAAAAAAAATAATCTAACTGGAGCAAATGGAAAAGATTTATTAATAGAGGTCCCCATAGGAACTGTAGTAAAAGATGAAAAAAAAAATATAATAATGGAAATAACCAAAAATCTTGAGAAAAAAATTTTATTTAAAGGAGGGAAAGGAGGGAAAGGAAATGCTTTTTTTAAAAATTCGGTTTATCAATCTCCTAATTATGCACAACCAGGAATTAAAACAAAAGGGATCTGGATTTTTCTAGAATTAAAAATTCTAGCAGATATAGGATTTATAGGTTTTCCTAATACCGGAAAATCTACTTTACTTTCTGTAATTACAAAAGCCAGACCTAAAATAGGAAATTTTGCTTTCACAACTAAAACTCCACATATAGGAGTAGTAAAAATAGAAGATTACAATTCTTTTTTAGTAGCTGATATTCCTGGAATCATAGAAAAAGCATCTGAAGGAAAAGGTTTAGGACATTTTTTTTTAAGACATGTAGAACGAAATTCTGTTTTATTATTTTTAATTTCTTCAGATACGAAAAATAAAAAAAAAGAATATTTCATTCTCTTAAATGAATTGAAAAAATTTAATCCAAATCTTTTAAATAAAAAACGTTTATTAGCGGTTTCTAAATCGGATTTAATAAATAGTGAAAATAAAAAGAAAATAAAAGAACTTTTTTTTAAATTAAAAGAAAATATTATTTTTATTTCTTCTTTTACAAAAGAAGGATTATCAGAATTAATAAAAAAATTGTGGAAACTAATTAAAGAATAA
- a CDS encoding adenylate kinase family protein has translation MIKTSFFIFFLHEIHNFYCLMIHIILFGPPGCGKGTQAKIISNKFGFIHLSTGVIFRDHMKRKTNLGKLASCYINKGILVPDFITTNMLNTEIQKHFKARGIIYDGYPRTINQIYSLEEVLTKFCLGKINIIFYFFIQKNLIINRLLKRGRTSHRDDDTDIITVQRRIKEYDEETSMIWNNHKYKDNIIRLNASLSVDKISIFIEKNIINLLY, from the coding sequence ATGATAAAAACTTCTTTTTTTATATTCTTTTTGCATGAAATTCATAATTTTTATTGTTTAATGATACATATTATATTGTTTGGACCACCGGGTTGTGGAAAAGGAACTCAAGCTAAAATCATATCAAATAAATTTGGCTTCATACACCTATCTACTGGAGTGATATTTAGAGATCATATGAAAAGAAAAACTAATTTAGGAAAATTAGCAAGTTGTTATATTAATAAAGGAATATTAGTTCCTGATTTCATTACTACAAATATGTTAAATACAGAAATTCAAAAACATTTTAAAGCTAGAGGAATTATTTATGATGGATATCCAAGAACTATAAATCAAATTTATTCTTTAGAGGAAGTATTAACAAAATTTTGCTTAGGAAAAATAAACATAATTTTCTATTTTTTTATTCAAAAAAATTTGATAATAAATAGATTGCTAAAAAGAGGAAGAACTAGTCACCGTGATGATGATACGGATATAATTACGGTTCAAAGGAGGATAAAAGAATACGATGAAGAAACTTCTATGATATGGAATAATCATAAATATAAAGATAATATAATAAGATTAAACGCCTCTTTATCTGTAGATAAAATTTCTATTTTTATAGAAAAGAATATTATAAATCTATTATATTAA
- the clpX gene encoding ATP-dependent Clp protease ATP-binding subunit ClpX — MEDLLKCNFCGKNKNEITFLISGINGHICNYCIEKIYSIVQKKFLIKKNNNKFIKIQKPKEIKFFLDKYVVGQNEAKKIISVAVYNHYKRIQEQHKHKNENIEIEKSNVLLIGETGTGKTLLAKSISNFLKVPFTIADATTLTEAGYVGEDVESILTKLLQSVNYDIESAEKGIVFLDEIDKISRKSNNPSITRDVSGEGVQQALLKILEGSVINVPPQGGRKHPDQKMIQINTENILFIAGGTFDGIEKIISDRIEQMSIGFITKNKKNYEKDYMKNLLAKDLKKFGLIPEIIGRFPIITYLNPLNKNMLKKILVEPKNALIKQYKKLFDMDNISLNITDEALDVIVDKTFELGLGARGLRMFCEKIFLDYIFDIENIQPILNIDQNIVKQKLFYS; from the coding sequence ATGGAAGATTTGTTAAAATGTAATTTCTGTGGAAAAAACAAAAATGAAATTACTTTTCTCATATCGGGAATCAACGGACACATTTGTAATTATTGTATAGAAAAAATTTATTCTATAGTTCAAAAAAAATTTTTGATCAAAAAAAACAATAATAAATTTATAAAAATTCAAAAACCTAAAGAAATAAAATTTTTTTTAGATAAATATGTTGTAGGACAAAATGAAGCAAAAAAAATTATATCCGTAGCTGTTTATAATCATTACAAACGTATTCAAGAGCAACATAAACATAAAAATGAAAATATAGAAATAGAAAAATCCAATGTATTATTAATTGGAGAGACTGGAACAGGAAAAACTTTATTAGCAAAAAGTATATCCAACTTTTTAAAAGTTCCCTTCACTATAGCTGATGCAACTACTCTAACTGAAGCAGGATATGTGGGTGAAGATGTAGAATCTATTTTAACAAAATTGTTACAATCTGTAAATTATGATATAGAATCTGCTGAAAAAGGAATTGTATTTCTGGATGAAATAGATAAAATTTCTAGAAAAAGCAATAATCCTTCTATTACCAGAGATGTATCTGGTGAAGGTGTACAACAAGCATTACTTAAAATATTAGAAGGATCCGTTATTAATGTTCCTCCACAAGGAGGAAGAAAACATCCAGATCAAAAAATGATACAAATCAATACTGAAAATATATTATTTATAGCTGGAGGGACTTTTGATGGTATAGAAAAAATCATTTCCGATAGAATAGAACAAATGTCTATAGGTTTTATTACTAAAAATAAAAAAAATTATGAAAAAGATTATATGAAAAATCTTCTTGCTAAAGATTTAAAAAAATTTGGATTGATTCCTGAAATCATAGGAAGATTTCCTATCATTACTTATTTAAATCCATTAAATAAAAATATGCTAAAAAAAATTTTAGTAGAACCAAAAAATGCTTTAATAAAACAATATAAAAAACTATTTGATATGGATAATATATCTTTAAATATCACAGATGAAGCGTTAGATGTTATAGTAGATAAAACCTTTGAATTAGGTCTAGGAGCAAGAGGGTTACGAATGTTTTGTGAAAAAATATTTCTAGATTACATATTTGATATAGAAAATATTCAACCCATATTAAATATAGATCAAAATATTGTGAAACAAAAACTTTTTTATTCTTAA